The proteins below come from a single Asanoa ferruginea genomic window:
- a CDS encoding ABC transporter permease, producing MTDAGTMLRRNLRHTLRNPGTVIMTIGLPVVLLLVFVEVFGDALIAGMGSATHGDYINYVVAGILLMTVGYGASTTAMAVNRDLTGGIIARFRTMAISRASVLTGHVVGSVARTLVSSVLVVFVAVLLGFRPDGDPLRLLAAFGLVALLAVALTWLAVAVGLAARTAEGTGPFTLVVQLLPFLSSAFVSPDSMGGAVGWFAEHEPFTPIIDTLRALLLGLPTEHGGIVAVAWCVGLAVAGYGWARALFRRDPNR from the coding sequence TGACCGACGCGGGGACCATGCTGCGGCGCAACCTGCGACACACGCTGCGCAACCCGGGAACAGTGATCATGACGATCGGGCTGCCGGTCGTGCTGCTGCTGGTGTTCGTGGAGGTGTTCGGCGACGCGCTGATCGCCGGCATGGGCAGCGCGACGCACGGCGACTACATCAACTACGTGGTGGCCGGAATCCTGCTGATGACCGTCGGCTACGGGGCCAGCACGACGGCCATGGCGGTCAACCGCGACCTCACCGGGGGCATCATCGCCCGGTTCCGCACGATGGCGATCTCCCGAGCGTCGGTGTTGACCGGGCACGTGGTCGGCTCGGTCGCCCGTACCCTCGTCAGCTCTGTTCTCGTGGTCTTCGTCGCCGTGCTCCTCGGGTTCCGGCCCGACGGCGACCCGCTCCGGTTGCTCGCCGCGTTCGGCCTGGTCGCGCTGCTCGCGGTCGCGCTCACCTGGCTGGCCGTCGCCGTCGGCCTGGCGGCCCGGACCGCCGAGGGCACCGGTCCGTTCACCCTGGTCGTGCAACTGCTGCCGTTTCTGAGCAGCGCCTTCGTGTCGCCGGACTCGATGGGTGGCGCGGTGGGCTGGTTCGCCGAGCACGAGCCGTTCACGCCGATCATCGACACGTTGCGGGCGCTGTTGCTGGGGCTGCCGACCGAACACGGCGGGATCGTCGCCGTCGCCTGGTGCGTCGGGCTCGCGGTGGCCGGCTACGGGTGGGCGCGGGCGCTGTTCAGGCGCGACCCCAACCGCTGA